From Halichoerus grypus chromosome 6, mHalGry1.hap1.1, whole genome shotgun sequence, one genomic window encodes:
- the SLC61A1 gene encoding molybdate-anion transporter gives MLVTAYLVFVVLLVSCLGLELSRCRAKPPGRACSNPSFVRFQLDFYQVYFLALAADWLQAPYLYKLYQHYHFLEGQIAILYVCGLASTVLFGLVASSLVDWLGRKKSCVLFSLTYSLCCLTKLSWDYFVLLVGRALGGLSTALLFSAFEAWYIHEHVERHDFPAEWIPATFARAAFWNHVLAVAAGVAAEAVACWMGLGPVAPFVAAIPLLALAGALALHNWGENYDRQRAFSRTCAGGLRCLLSDRRVLLLGTIQALFESVIFIFVFLWTPVLDPHGAPLGIVFSSFMAASLLGSSLYRIATSKRYHLQPMHLLSLAVLIVVFSLFMLTFSTSPGQESPVESFIAFLLIELACGLYFPSMSFLRRKVIPETEQAGVLNWFRVPLHLLACLGLLVLHDSDHKTGTRNMFSICSAVMVLALLAVVGLFTVVRHNAELRVPSPTGEPHAPEL, from the coding sequence ATGCTGGTGACTGCCTATCTTGTTTTTGTGGTCCTCCTGGTCTCCTGCCTGGGGTTGGAACTGTCAAGATGCCGGGCTAAGCCCCCTGGAAGGGCCTGCAGCAACCCCTCCTTTGTTCGGTTTCAACTGGACTTCTATCAGGTCTACTTCCTGGCCCTGGCAGCTGACTGGCTCCAGGCCCCCTACCTCTATAAACTCTATCAGCATTACCACTTCCTGGAGGGTCAGATTGCCATTCTCTATGTCTGTGGCCTTGCCTCCACAGTCCTTTTTGGATTGGTGGCCTCCTCCCTTGTGGATTGGCTGGGTCGCAAGAAGTCTTGTgtcctcttctccctcacttACTCTCTATGCTGCTTAACCAAACTCTCTTGGGATTACTTTGTGCTGCTGGTGGGCCGAGCACTTGGTGGGCTGTCCACGGCCCTGCTGTTCTCGGCCTTCGAGGCCTGGTACATCCATGAACATGTGGAGCGTCATgacttccctgctgagtggaTCCCAGCTACCTTTGCCCGAGCTGCCTTCTGGAACCACGTGCTGGCTGTAGCGGCAGGTGTGGCAGCTGAAGCTGTGGCCTGCTGGATGGGGCTGGGGCCTGTAGCGCCCTTTGTGGCCGCTATCCCTCTCTTGGCTCTGGCTGGGGCCTTGGCCCTTCATAACTGGGGAGAGAACTACGATCGGCAGCGTGCCTTTTCAAGGACTTGTGCTGGAGGCCTACGCTGCCTCCTGTCGGACCGCCGCGTGCTGCTGCTAGGCACCATACAAGCCCTGTTTGAGAGCGTCATCTTCATCTTTGTCTTCCTCTGGACGCCTGTGCTggacccacatggggctccactgGGCATTGTCTTCTCCAGTTTCATGGCCGCCAGCCTGCTTGGCTCTTCCCTGTACCGCATCGCTACCTCCAAGAGGTACCACCTCCAGCCCATGCACCTACTCTCCCTTGCTGTCCTCATCGTTGTCTTCTCCCTTTTCATGTTGACTTTCTCCACCAGCCCAGGCCAGGAGAGTCCAGTGGAGTCCTTCATAGCCTTTCTACTTATCGAATTGGCCTGTGGGCTATACTTTCCCAGCATGAGCTTCCTGCGGAGAAAGGTGATCCCTGAGACAGAGCAAGCTGGTGTACTCAACTGGTTCCGGGTGCCCCTGCACTTACTGGCCTGCCTGGGGCTCCTAGTTCTCCATGACAGTGATCACAAAACGGGCACTCGGAACATGTTCAGCATCTGCTCTGCCGTCATGGTGTTGGCTCTGCTAGCGGTGGTGGGGCTCTTCACCGTGGTCAGGCACAATGCTGAGCTGCGGGTGCCCTCACCCACGGGGGAGCCCCATGCCCCCGAGCTCTAA
- the LOC144382374 gene encoding uncharacterized protein LOC144382374, producing the protein MDFSLGLRLGPRNKKATHQQPPPPSGHGPPAASPCLSCPPSACFCPCPSCPPPTCSCTAYPSYAATCPSCPGLPGPPCTCPCPPCPACPPLTCPHSSCIPCTGPHLTCCHPSSCPISPCSRGRAACPSSCLDCSDSCGCGRGAPPGSTGRCFRGQRPSQRHCLIV; encoded by the coding sequence ATGGACTTCTCTCTCGGCCTACGCCTGGGGCCTCGGAACAAGAAGGCTACCCACCAACAGCCCCCTCCACCCTCCGGGCACGGCCCACCAGCTGCCTCTCCTTGTCTGTCCTGTCCCCCCTCCGCCTGTTTTTGCCCCTGCCCTAGCTGtcctcctcccacctgctcctGCACTGCGTATCCCTCTTATGCAGCCACCTGCCCCTCCTGTCCCGGCCTCCCTGGCCCACCCTGtacctgcccctgccctccctgccctgcctgcccgcCCTTGACTTGTCCCCACAGCTCCTGCATCCCATGCACTGGTCCGCACTTGACCTGCTGCCACCCCTCATCTTGCCCGATTTCCCCTTGCTCCAGAGGCCGAGCTGCCTGTCCAAGTTCCTGCTTGGACTGCAGCGACAGCTGTGGCTGTGGCCGAGGGGCTCCTCCAGGCTCCACTGGCCGCTGCTTCAGGGGACAACGCCCCTCTCAGAGGCACTGTCTGATAGTCTAG